In Desulfomicrobium apsheronum, the following proteins share a genomic window:
- a CDS encoding LysE family translocator: protein MSPATYLAFLLATVVVLVIPGPTIMLVVSCSLVQGKRAALPLALGVGLGDTVAMIASMAGLGALLATSATLFTTLKWVGAFYLVYLGVKTLRASPEPGKGLPRIEPASRGASVFRAFAVTATNPKSIAFFCAFMPQFINRAEPVMAQILILGSTFVILAVVNATLYALLAARARDAVTNPRTMKMMNLAGGSALIGAGVLTAAIRRT from the coding sequence ATGAGCCCGGCTACATATCTCGCCTTTCTCTTGGCCACCGTAGTGGTCTTGGTCATCCCCGGTCCGACCATCATGTTGGTGGTGAGTTGTTCCCTGGTCCAAGGCAAACGTGCAGCCCTGCCACTGGCCTTAGGAGTCGGCCTTGGCGACACTGTGGCAATGATTGCGTCTATGGCCGGGCTTGGCGCATTGCTCGCCACCTCGGCCACGCTGTTTACGACGCTTAAGTGGGTCGGTGCGTTCTACCTCGTCTACTTGGGTGTAAAGACCTTGCGGGCCAGCCCTGAGCCGGGCAAAGGCTTGCCGCGCATTGAGCCTGCATCGCGCGGGGCCAGCGTGTTTCGCGCCTTTGCGGTTACGGCTACCAATCCTAAGTCTATCGCCTTCTTCTGCGCCTTCATGCCCCAGTTCATCAACCGCGCCGAGCCGGTCATGGCTCAAATCCTCATCTTGGGATCGACCTTTGTAATCCTGGCGGTAGTCAACGCCACCTTGTACGCGCTTCTGGCGGCCAGGGCACGAGACGCGGTGACGAATCCCCGAACCATGAAAATGATGAACTTGGCAGGCGGCTCCGCCCTGATCGGTGCGGGCGTTTTGACCGCTGCCATACGGCGGACATAA
- a CDS encoding colicin Z C-terminal domain-related protein, producing MRSFEGWAPPARVWGPWIELSKLTGGPLTYRVDFDTISSATSTFDAEIQYWDGPSQTVDLVTGPGSHTFTAGICYCIQRIRFRSHSLGQTIQVKVTP from the coding sequence ATGCGGAGTTTTGAAGGTTGGGCACCACCTGCGAGAGTGTGGGGACCATGGATTGAATTGTCTAAGTTGACTGGGGGACCTCTTACATATCGAGTTGATTTCGACACCATATCAAGCGCAACTTCGACGTTTGATGCAGAAATTCAATACTGGGACGGGCCATCGCAAACTGTTGATCTTGTAACAGGCCCCGGTAGCCATACATTTACTGCCGGGATCTGTTATTGCATACAACGTATCCGCTTCCGCAGTCATTCGCTAGGGCAAACGATTCAAGTGAAGGTGACGCCATGA
- a CDS encoding cation transporter, which produces MQNNSSADYEKDNLPLQFKVLKLALLIDVSSCIPVIAIAILSNSMILLTDIYDYSYNIISGIISVTIVNKLIKGKITSYDYGAGKLESMCSLLISVLVVLGLVVTAGLSIHRIIYPQELNVDFALVGFVINFISLVINVILWKRIHKIALVSNSPIMKSQWRLHRANAIANIFVFVSLIAAVFLRDFSWGFIIDPACAILLIFAAGYAFLDLIKESMHDLLDKTLDEDLQMKVLRRLSEYFDWYDSFHGVKSRKSGKKIIIDITLGFTPDKTAGDIFDLSGRIKEKLENDIPDSEVQIIPRIYKEFSETNIAKNSLKRIQIQPITEQNIPDSMELVKKFLPTDNYELILKVLKESCMLGSNKNELLEENITHPRYWVALSGDKVIGFSGYYFEPNETDAVWAGWAAVERSLGMLSAKAANGLIAKVVYEARKTGRKYIRLFTCDLPEEIMANKIYDKLGFTVYKRGIDWDGIEIIYKQAQTESVYDKFEKNR; this is translated from the coding sequence ATGCAAAATAATTCATCTGCTGACTACGAAAAGGATAATCTGCCTTTACAGTTTAAGGTATTGAAGTTGGCGTTGCTTATTGATGTGTCTTCCTGCATTCCGGTTATAGCAATTGCCATACTTTCAAATTCGATGATACTTCTTACAGACATTTATGATTATTCATACAATATCATCTCGGGAATTATCTCTGTTACTATTGTTAATAAGCTCATTAAGGGAAAGATAACATCTTACGATTATGGTGCCGGAAAACTAGAAAGCATGTGTTCTCTATTAATTTCTGTTTTGGTAGTCCTCGGATTGGTCGTTACAGCTGGATTATCAATACATCGCATCATTTACCCTCAAGAATTAAATGTAGATTTTGCTTTAGTTGGCTTTGTAATTAATTTTATTTCTTTAGTAATAAATGTTATTTTATGGAAAAGAATTCATAAAATTGCCTTAGTGTCAAATTCTCCGATAATGAAATCTCAATGGCGGCTTCATCGCGCAAATGCAATTGCAAATATCTTCGTATTTGTTTCATTGATTGCAGCCGTGTTTTTACGAGATTTTTCATGGGGTTTTATTATAGACCCGGCGTGTGCGATATTGTTAATTTTTGCTGCCGGCTATGCATTTTTAGATCTGATCAAAGAAAGCATGCATGACCTCTTGGATAAAACCCTTGACGAAGATCTGCAGATGAAAGTTCTCAGAAGATTAAGTGAGTACTTCGACTGGTATGATTCTTTTCACGGTGTAAAATCCAGAAAGTCAGGCAAGAAGATAATAATTGACATTACGCTTGGCTTCACACCTGACAAGACAGCGGGAGATATTTTTGACCTTTCTGGAAGGATAAAAGAAAAACTGGAAAACGATATTCCCGACAGCGAAGTGCAAATTATCCCACGAATATACAAGGAATTTAGTGAGACAAATATTGCAAAGAATTCTTTAAAAAGAATACAGATTCAACCGATTACAGAACAAAACATTCCAGACTCAATGGAGTTGGTTAAAAAATTCTTACCTACAGACAATTATGAACTAATACTTAAGGTGCTGAAAGAGAGCTGTATGCTAGGCTCTAACAAAAATGAACTCTTGGAAGAGAATATAACGCATCCCCGCTATTGGGTAGCTTTAAGCGGCGACAAGGTAATAGGGTTCTCAGGATATTATTTCGAGCCAAATGAGACTGATGCTGTGTGGGCCGGATGGGCTGCAGTAGAGCGAAGTCTTGGCATGCTTTCGGCAAAAGCAGCTAATGGCCTAATTGCAAAAGTAGTTTACGAAGCTAGAAAAACAGGTAGAAAGTATATAAGATTATTTACTTGTGATTTACCTGAAGAGATCATGGCAAATAAAATATACGATAAGCTAGGTTTTACAGTTTATAAAAGAGGGATTGACTGGGATGGCATTGAGATAATTTACAAACAAGCCCAAACAGAATCTGTCTATGATAAATTTGAAAAGAATCGTTAA
- a CDS encoding IS110 family transposase has product MASYAGIDLHSNSNFLSVVDGAGKIIERRKLANDVQAILHPLAAYRDQLQGIAIESTFNWYWIGDALMDEDYRVHLANPAAIQNDTGRKEKGAHRESQSEPSGWHAPKMSRIVLSR; this is encoded by the coding sequence ATGGCTAGCTACGCAGGAATCGATTTGCATTCAAATTCAAATTTCTTGTCTGTCGTCGATGGTGCAGGAAAGATCATAGAAAGACGAAAGCTTGCTAACGATGTTCAGGCAATTCTGCATCCGCTTGCTGCCTATCGGGATCAGCTGCAAGGGATTGCCATCGAGTCGACCTTCAACTGGTATTGGATCGGCGATGCGTTGATGGACGAGGACTACCGGGTTCATTTGGCCAACCCGGCAGCTATCCAGAATGATACCGGGCGCAAGGAAAAAGGGGCGCACCGTGAATCTCAGTCGGAACCCTCCGGGTGGCACGCGCCGAAGATGTCGAGGATCGTCTTGTCCAGATAG
- the hxsB gene encoding His-Xaa-Ser system radical SAM maturase HxsB, with the protein MNSGLNLEIFPFLFRREEKEIFITTAHGDFYWIPRAEFNKLLDSTLDLSDNIIQDLVSRQILSVDMGQSIDAAATKLRSRKAFLRSFTSLHMLVTTLRCNQRCEYCQVSCADNDAIQFDMSIETAEKIVNTIFHSPSPSIKIEFQGGEPTLNWEIIPFVVEYAETLNLKYKKNLAFVLCTNLTAITKDRFEYLHKHSVFVSTSLDGPKDIHDSCRKQRIGNTSYDLFVQNLELGRSIMGPDRIDALMTTSRQSLSRFKAIIDEYVRLGFHGIFLRSLNPYGFAAEQAESLGYSSEDFFEFYTKCLEYIISLNASGTMFTEYYTALIFKRIMTSQSTGFVDLQSPSGAGISGAIYDYNGDVYPADEGRMLARMGDERFKMGNVGKDSYTQIFNGQIIGEIVENSCLETIPGCSDCVYSPYCGADPIRNYLEYGTIIGHNPGSNFCKKNMLIFDYMFEKIKTNDNLFLDTLWSWITPNTEGVTHENV; encoded by the coding sequence ATGAATTCCGGATTAAATCTTGAAATTTTTCCTTTTCTTTTCCGAAGAGAAGAAAAAGAAATTTTTATCACAACAGCTCATGGCGATTTTTATTGGATACCTAGGGCCGAGTTCAACAAGTTGCTCGACTCTACGCTTGATTTAAGCGATAACATCATACAAGATCTTGTTTCACGCCAAATACTATCCGTAGACATGGGACAATCCATTGACGCGGCTGCCACCAAACTCAGATCAAGAAAAGCCTTTCTTCGAAGCTTTACTTCCCTTCATATGCTGGTCACAACATTACGCTGCAATCAAAGGTGTGAGTATTGCCAGGTCTCATGTGCGGATAACGATGCCATCCAGTTTGATATGAGCATTGAAACTGCTGAAAAAATTGTAAATACTATTTTCCACTCCCCATCTCCGAGCATAAAAATTGAATTCCAGGGCGGTGAACCAACTCTCAATTGGGAGATCATTCCATTTGTTGTAGAATACGCTGAAACCTTAAATTTAAAATATAAAAAAAATCTAGCATTTGTACTTTGTACTAATCTGACGGCAATAACAAAAGATAGATTTGAATATCTTCATAAACACAGCGTATTTGTTTCAACTTCGCTCGATGGACCAAAGGACATCCATGATTCGTGTCGAAAGCAAAGGATTGGAAATACGAGTTATGATTTATTCGTTCAGAATCTTGAGCTTGGTCGAAGTATCATGGGCCCGGATAGAATTGATGCGCTTATGACGACTTCTAGACAATCCCTGTCTCGATTCAAGGCAATTATAGACGAATACGTGCGCCTTGGCTTTCACGGAATATTTCTTAGATCCTTGAATCCATACGGCTTTGCGGCTGAACAAGCCGAGTCTCTTGGGTATAGTAGCGAAGATTTTTTTGAATTTTACACGAAATGTTTGGAGTACATCATAAGTCTTAATGCCTCCGGCACCATGTTCACCGAATACTACACCGCACTTATTTTTAAGCGTATCATGACTTCGCAATCAACAGGGTTTGTCGATCTGCAATCTCCGTCCGGAGCTGGGATCAGCGGAGCTATCTACGACTACAATGGTGACGTTTACCCCGCAGACGAGGGCCGAATGCTGGCTCGCATGGGCGATGAAAGATTCAAGATGGGGAATGTTGGCAAAGATTCATATACGCAAATTTTTAACGGGCAAATCATTGGTGAAATAGTCGAGAATTCTTGCCTGGAGACAATCCCTGGATGCAGCGACTGTGTTTATAGCCCGTATTGCGGAGCTGATCCAATTCGAAACTACCTCGAATACGGAACAATTATTGGGCACAATCCAGGAAGCAATTTTTGCAAGAAAAATATGCTTATTTTTGATTATATGTTCGAAAAAATAAAAACGAATGATAATTTGTTTTTGGACACGCTCTGGTCTTGGATTACACCAAATACGGAGGGTGTGACACATGAGAACGTATAG
- a CDS encoding type II toxin-antitoxin system HicA family toxin: MNSKHRKTLEAIFSDPVNGGLEWARIEALLVALGCQILEGSGSSVTFEKGGKHAHFHRPHPQRESLRYRVRAVREYLTTLGVKP, encoded by the coding sequence ATGAACAGCAAACACAGGAAAACGCTTGAAGCCATTTTTTCCGATCCCGTGAACGGTGGTCTGGAATGGGCAAGGATTGAGGCGTTGCTTGTCGCTCTGGGCTGCCAAATCCTCGAGGGAAGCGGTTCATCGGTGACCTTTGAAAAGGGCGGCAAGCACGCTCACTTCCACCGGCCACACCCGCAACGTGAATCTCTGCGCTACCGCGTCCGTGCTGTTCGTGAATATCTTACAACCCTGGGGGTCAAACCATGA
- a CDS encoding PAS domain-containing protein, which translates to MHLKEGIAVLREGCFEYANPAFMSITGCRWDMLVGRALPELFPAGERDAILRSHDAVCATGLASTPHEFWIETDRGELRIEMTMTLLRSGEPAPVLATVVDVTPKRRRMDEIRKLSDRLQSILHSMHDVVVSLSAEDATVLSINPAAELLYGIPMRNLTTASESDLIALAHPEDQGKVGDFYRSITAREFDELEYRIVRSDGTVRWVRDEGYVVFCASRGMQRIDHMIRDITEEKQAILDLYRSEKRYKDFFHKTKDMAFTVSPEGVFLDINDAGIKLLGLPGRKAALRSNVYDFVELPVALDEMLRELNERGHVSNRSVTLKPTSEVPIEVDITARAKKNESGAVLYYEGIASNITQAMENQRNRVLRNTAAGMCHYLNSHLMHISSALDGIEEELSEMDERFIITARPEDKDEIWGSGRDALSGYIRDVNLGYRKISKITRAFNSAFLTYREESYLDKTILDIFGACHPEGSD; encoded by the coding sequence ATGCATCTCAAGGAAGGCATCGCCGTCTTGCGGGAAGGCTGTTTCGAATATGCCAACCCTGCGTTCATGAGCATCACCGGATGCCGGTGGGACATGCTCGTGGGCAGGGCTCTGCCGGAACTGTTTCCCGCCGGGGAACGCGACGCGATCCTGCGCAGTCACGACGCGGTATGCGCGACAGGCTTGGCCTCGACTCCCCATGAATTCTGGATCGAAACGGACCGGGGCGAACTGCGCATAGAGATGACCATGACCTTGCTGCGCTCCGGAGAGCCTGCTCCGGTGCTGGCCACGGTGGTCGATGTCACCCCGAAACGCAGACGCATGGACGAAATCAGAAAACTGAGCGATCGACTGCAAAGCATTCTGCACTCCATGCACGATGTGGTCGTCTCGCTTTCCGCCGAGGACGCGACAGTCTTGTCCATCAATCCGGCGGCCGAACTTCTGTACGGAATCCCCATGCGAAACTTGACCACGGCGTCCGAAAGCGACCTTATCGCCCTGGCCCACCCCGAGGACCAAGGCAAAGTCGGGGATTTTTACCGCTCCATCACGGCCAGGGAATTCGACGAACTGGAATACAGGATCGTCCGCAGCGACGGGACGGTACGATGGGTTCGCGACGAAGGGTATGTCGTTTTCTGCGCGTCACGCGGCATGCAGCGCATCGACCACATGATCCGCGACATCACAGAGGAAAAACAGGCCATTTTGGACCTGTACAGAAGCGAAAAACGGTACAAGGATTTTTTCCATAAGACCAAGGACATGGCGTTCACCGTGTCGCCGGAGGGAGTGTTCCTGGACATCAACGACGCAGGCATCAAACTGCTTGGCCTGCCCGGCCGAAAGGCGGCCCTGCGCAGCAACGTGTACGACTTTGTCGAACTCCCCGTGGCCTTGGACGAGATGCTGCGCGAACTCAACGAAAGGGGACACGTCTCCAACCGGTCCGTGACCTTGAAGCCGACGTCGGAGGTTCCTATCGAGGTGGACATCACCGCGCGGGCCAAGAAAAACGAATCCGGAGCCGTGCTCTATTACGAAGGAATCGCCTCGAACATCACGCAGGCCATGGAGAACCAGAGGAACCGTGTGCTGCGCAATACGGCCGCAGGCATGTGCCACTACCTGAACTCGCATCTGATGCACATTTCAAGCGCCCTGGACGGCATTGAGGAAGAGCTTTCGGAAATGGACGAACGGTTCATCATCACAGCGCGGCCGGAGGACAAGGATGAGATCTGGGGCTCCGGACGCGATGCCCTTAGCGGATACATCCGGGACGTGAATCTGGGATACAGGAAAATCAGCAAAATCACGCGGGCCTTCAATTCCGCATTCCTGACCTACCGGGAAGAATCCTATCTGGACAAGACGATCCTCGACATCTTCGGCGCGTGCCACCCGGAGGGTTCCGACTGA
- a CDS encoding GFA family protein, which translates to MIYAGSCLCGKVAFEVEGEFESFYLCHCERCRKDTGSAHAANLFSSTATLRWLSGENLIKTFNFNNTGHIKSFCAECGSALPNIQLNGTLLVLPAGSLDCNAPIPPTAHIFVSRKANWDKELEMLPTFEELPE; encoded by the coding sequence GTGATTTATGCGGGATCGTGTCTGTGCGGCAAGGTCGCCTTCGAGGTCGAGGGCGAATTCGAGAGTTTCTATTTGTGCCATTGCGAACGGTGCCGCAAGGATACCGGATCGGCCCACGCAGCCAACCTGTTTTCGTCCACGGCCACCCTACGCTGGCTATCGGGCGAGAACTTGATAAAAACCTTTAACTTCAACAACACGGGTCACATAAAAAGTTTCTGCGCCGAATGCGGCTCTGCCCTGCCGAACATCCAACTGAACGGCACGCTGCTGGTGCTCCCAGCGGGCAGCCTCGACTGCAACGCGCCAATTCCGCCCACGGCGCATATATTCGTTTCGCGTAAAGCCAATTGGGACAAGGAGCTGGAAATGCTCCCCACCTTTGAGGAACTGCCGGAATAA
- a CDS encoding DUF6973 domain-containing protein: MTSYSRLNEEERKYVLMNPVRSFVIKECQDDAERETERRFGYNGHNDETDAFRHCMWSGLISKRISHSEAIKFTTMHEMQDGNDFAEKSMDLHNNKIGAEIGQNVGSERSIADECYKALQQGKLKFY, translated from the coding sequence GTGACAAGCTATTCCAGGCTCAATGAAGAAGAGAGAAAGTATGTTTTGATGAATCCTGTCCGAAGTTTTGTAATCAAGGAATGTCAGGATGACGCTGAACGTGAAACGGAACGGCGTTTTGGATACAATGGCCACAATGATGAGACAGATGCTTTTCGGCATTGTATGTGGTCAGGTCTGATATCCAAGCGCATCAGCCACAGTGAGGCAATTAAATTTACGACCATGCACGAAATGCAGGACGGAAATGACTTCGCCGAGAAGAGCATGGATCTCCATAACAACAAGATTGGAGCAGAAATTGGTCAGAATGTTGGAAGCGAGAGGTCAATCGCCGATGAATGTTACAAAGCTCTTCAGCAAGGTAAACTCAAGTTTTACTAA
- a CDS encoding type II toxin-antitoxin system HicB family antitoxin codes for MNAMKYKGYTARMDFDAEDNILVGKILDIEDVIVFHAESVHEFQTAFHTAIDDYIAACEKLNQKPEKPASGRLMLRINPQVHAAALRKAAHESQSLNKWAEKVIEQATRI; via the coding sequence ATGAACGCCATGAAATATAAAGGGTACACCGCCCGCATGGACTTTGACGCGGAAGACAACATTCTTGTGGGCAAGATTTTAGACATCGAAGATGTCATAGTCTTCCATGCCGAGTCCGTCCACGAGTTCCAGACCGCATTCCACACCGCCATCGATGACTATATAGCGGCCTGCGAAAAACTGAATCAGAAACCTGAAAAACCGGCCAGCGGTCGTCTGATGCTGCGCATCAATCCTCAGGTTCACGCGGCGGCACTCCGCAAGGCAGCCCATGAAAGCCAAAGCCTGAACAAGTGGGCGGAAAAGGTCATTGAGCAGGCGACCCGCATCTGA
- the hxsC gene encoding His-Xaa-Ser system radical SAM maturase HxsC encodes MRTYSGESLRNKGCIGILTKDTDSIPRGNHILYKDNLSMSDFGFRGYVTKDSKLPLFSKSGLKIPNELDITHHIDDIVKISADGKIYVLWENSCSQNALYLTDACNVNCIMCPQPQKQHDKIHIETARSVLDLLVRKKVEHMCITGGEPTLIRSNFIEILTRCTTEHPDASLQVLTNGQTFSEFEFAKRCAELSTPKTCYCVSMHGDTPLTHDLIVQREGAFSKVHASLYNLSKLNVGIEVRFVVSKLNYTRLPGLAEFFFRTYPFVHHFAIMGLEMTGCAAKNAKEVWIDPTEYREELDKFVVEAERRGINFSIYNHQLCVIPVRAWKYAKKSISDWKCNHITMCNECMVKDKCGGFFTTSNNLISEGIHPVCL; translated from the coding sequence ATGAGAACGTATAGTGGCGAAAGCCTGAGAAACAAAGGCTGTATTGGGATTCTAACAAAAGATACGGACTCGATTCCTCGTGGAAACCATATACTTTACAAAGATAACTTATCTATGTCTGATTTTGGTTTCAGAGGATATGTAACCAAAGACAGCAAGCTTCCGTTGTTCTCCAAGTCAGGACTCAAGATTCCAAATGAGCTAGATATAACCCATCATATCGACGATATTGTCAAAATTTCAGCGGATGGAAAAATTTACGTTCTCTGGGAGAATTCGTGTAGTCAAAACGCACTTTATCTTACCGATGCCTGTAACGTTAATTGCATTATGTGCCCACAGCCTCAGAAGCAACATGACAAAATACACATCGAAACAGCGCGTAGCGTCCTTGATTTATTGGTCAGAAAAAAAGTTGAACATATGTGCATTACAGGAGGCGAACCAACACTGATCAGAAGTAATTTCATAGAAATTCTGACTCGATGCACAACAGAACATCCAGACGCCAGTCTTCAAGTTCTAACCAACGGACAAACATTCAGCGAATTCGAGTTTGCAAAACGTTGCGCTGAGCTCTCAACACCGAAAACATGCTATTGTGTTTCCATGCACGGCGATACACCGCTTACACATGATTTGATTGTTCAACGAGAAGGAGCTTTTAGTAAAGTACACGCCAGCCTCTATAATCTTTCAAAACTCAACGTTGGTATCGAGGTCCGTTTCGTTGTTTCAAAGCTGAACTATACCAGACTTCCGGGTTTAGCAGAGTTCTTCTTCCGTACCTATCCTTTCGTACACCATTTTGCCATTATGGGCCTTGAAATGACGGGATGCGCGGCAAAGAACGCCAAGGAAGTGTGGATAGATCCGACAGAGTATCGAGAAGAACTGGACAAATTTGTTGTAGAAGCAGAGAGAAGAGGCATAAACTTTTCAATTTACAACCATCAGCTTTGTGTAATCCCTGTTCGAGCATGGAAATATGCAAAAAAATCAATTTCAGATTGGAAATGTAACCATATCACCATGTGTAACGAGTGTATGGTTAAAGATAAATGTGGTGGATTTTTCACCACATCAAATAATTTAATCAGTGAAGGCATTCATCCCGTTTGCCTCTAA
- a CDS encoding LysE family translocator codes for MISIEFFITSLIVVLIPGTGVIYTVSTGLIQGRKASVFAALGCTAGILPHLMATVLGLATIMHTSALAFQILKYAGVVYLFYVAYATWRDKTAFAIDTNPSTKTAAGLVVKAFLLNILNPKLTIFFLAFLPQFIQPGTVQPFFQLLLLSATFMAMTFIVFVIYGFLAHVFRKTVIESPRVQTWLRRGFASAFASLGAELAFTD; via the coding sequence ATGATCAGCATTGAGTTCTTTATCACATCGTTGATTGTGGTGCTCATTCCTGGAACCGGAGTAATATACACCGTCTCTACTGGACTTATCCAGGGTCGAAAGGCAAGTGTATTCGCCGCACTAGGATGCACGGCAGGGATACTCCCTCACCTCATGGCTACGGTTTTGGGTCTTGCCACCATCATGCACACAAGCGCGCTTGCATTCCAGATTCTGAAATACGCTGGCGTTGTCTACTTGTTCTACGTCGCTTATGCGACATGGCGTGACAAGACGGCTTTCGCCATTGACACAAACCCCTCTACAAAAACGGCCGCTGGTTTGGTGGTAAAAGCGTTCCTGCTCAACATTCTCAACCCCAAACTGACCATCTTCTTCTTGGCTTTCCTGCCGCAATTTATTCAACCAGGCACGGTTCAGCCTTTTTTTCAGCTTCTTCTACTCAGCGCTACCTTCATGGCTATGACGTTTATAGTATTCGTAATCTATGGTTTTCTTGCCCACGTATTTCGCAAGACCGTTATCGAGTCTCCACGAGTGCAAACTTGGCTACGGCGCGGATTTGCCTCTGCATTTGCCAGCCTTGGGGCGGAACTTGCGTTCACAGATTGA
- a CDS encoding LysE family translocator, which produces MISIEFFITSLIVVLIPGTGVIYTVSTGLILGRKASVFAALGCTAGILPHLMATVLGLATIMHTSALAFQTLKYAGVVYLFYVAYATWRDKTAFAIDANPSTKTAAGLVVKAFLLNILNPKLTIFFLAFLPQFIQPGTDQPLFQLLILSATFMAMTFVVFVIYNFLAHVFRKTVIESPRVQTWLRRGFASAFASLGAELALTD; this is translated from the coding sequence ATGATCAGCATTGAGTTCTTCATCACATCGTTGATTGTGGTGCTTATTCCTGGAACCGGGGTAATATACACCGTCTCTACTGGACTTATTCTGGGTCGAAAGGCAAGTGTCTTCGCCGCACTAGGATGCACAGCCGGAATACTCCCACACCTCATGGCCACGGTTCTGGGCCTTGCCACCATCATGCACACAAGCGCGCTTGCATTCCAGACTCTGAAATACGCTGGGGTTGTCTACTTGTTCTACGTCGCTTATGCGACATGGCGTGACAAGACGGCTTTCGCCATTGACGCAAACCCCTCTACAAAAACGGCCGCTGGTTTGGTGGTAAAAGCGTTCCTGCTCAACATTCTCAACCCCAAACTGACCATCTTCTTCTTGGCTTTCCTGCCGCAATTTATTCAACCAGGCACGGATCAGCCTCTTTTCCAGCTTCTTATACTCAGCGCTACCTTTATGGCGATGACGTTTGTAGTATTCGTAATCTATAATTTTCTTGCACATGTATTCCGCAAGACCGTTATCGAGTCTCCACGAGTGCAAACCTGGCTACGGCGTGGATTCGCCTCTGCATTTGCCAGCCTTGGTGCGGAACTTGCGCTCACAGATTGA
- a CDS encoding alpha/beta fold hydrolase, with protein MNQYNYCKDLKRYSISMIVSFAFIFFFFTPAHAKNEWPSLAISADGTPISFDSYGSGEPTLVFVHGWSCDARYWREQIPHFSKKNRVIVLDLAGHGHSGMGRTQYTMRSFGEDVKAVTEATGSRSVILIGHSMGGSVIVEAARLMADRVIGLVGIDTLENIEYSMTQEEFEGMVAPLEKDFQTGCRQFVEAMISSRTEAELREWILSDMSAAPPDVALSAMREMMSQYITGEAARIFKDIRIPVMTVNGDMWPIEYEANRRHMFSFDAIVLKDADHFLMLNRVEEFNSALEKSIATFSKNQLEGKKD; from the coding sequence ATGAATCAATATAATTATTGCAAGGATCTGAAAAGATATTCAATAAGCATGATTGTCTCTTTTGCGTTCATATTCTTCTTTTTTACCCCAGCACACGCCAAAAACGAATGGCCAAGTCTCGCAATATCTGCGGATGGGACCCCGATTTCCTTCGACTCGTATGGTTCTGGAGAACCGACGCTCGTGTTTGTCCATGGTTGGAGCTGTGATGCCCGCTACTGGCGTGAACAAATCCCCCATTTTTCGAAAAAAAACCGCGTGATTGTGCTTGACCTCGCAGGCCATGGCCATTCGGGCATGGGGCGAACTCAGTACACCATGAGATCATTCGGAGAGGACGTGAAGGCAGTAACCGAGGCAACCGGCAGCCGCAGCGTCATCCTGATCGGACATTCCATGGGCGGTTCCGTCATCGTCGAGGCTGCCCGACTCATGGCGGACCGTGTGATCGGACTCGTCGGTATCGATACGCTTGAAAATATCGAATACTCGATGACTCAGGAAGAATTCGAAGGCATGGTCGCACCGCTCGAAAAGGATTTTCAGACCGGCTGTCGGCAATTCGTGGAGGCGATGATTTCATCTCGCACCGAGGCAGAGCTTCGTGAATGGATTCTCTCCGATATGTCTGCCGCACCGCCGGATGTCGCATTGAGCGCCATGAGAGAAATGATGTCGCAGTACATCACAGGTGAAGCCGCCAGGATATTCAAGGACATCCGCATACCCGTCATGACCGTGAACGGCGACATGTGGCCCATCGAATACGAAGCAAACCGGCGCCATATGTTTTCCTTCGATGCCATTGTCCTGAAGGACGCGGATCATTTTCTCATGCTGAATCGCGTAGAGGAGTTTAATTCCGCTTTGGAAAAATCGATCGCTACGTTTTCAAAAAATCAACTGGAAGGCAAAAAGGACTAA